In Nonomuraea sp. NBC_00507, the following are encoded in one genomic region:
- a CDS encoding ROK family protein, protein MECVAAVDVGGTTMKGGLVARDGTILYAERRPTPRAEGAERVIAAISAFVSDLCGPRAGMRPVAVGLAVPGLVTATHAVFSAAFGWRDVPVSAFTDVDLPVVLGHDVRAAGEAELVYGVGGRDVLFLPIGTGIAGAVVLSGSPYGGAGGWAGQIGHIPVRPDGLPCGCGQQGCLAAYASAGAIAARCGEPSAEHVLRRMRQGDDAAAEVWREAVEALALALATYTLLLDPALVVIGGGLSQAGEALLEPVRARLAERLAFRPAPDVRASRLGVQAGLLGAGLLGWRAHRTDAR, encoded by the coding sequence ATGGAATGCGTTGCGGCGGTCGATGTCGGCGGGACCACCATGAAAGGTGGACTTGTCGCCCGTGACGGGACGATCCTCTACGCCGAGCGCCGGCCCACGCCGCGCGCGGAAGGGGCGGAGCGGGTGATCGCCGCCATCTCGGCCTTCGTCAGCGACCTGTGCGGCCCGCGGGCCGGGATGCGGCCGGTGGCCGTGGGGCTGGCGGTGCCGGGGCTCGTCACGGCCACGCACGCGGTCTTCTCCGCGGCGTTCGGGTGGCGAGACGTTCCGGTCTCCGCGTTCACGGACGTCGACCTGCCCGTGGTGCTGGGGCATGACGTGCGGGCCGCGGGGGAGGCCGAGCTGGTCTACGGAGTGGGTGGCAGGGATGTGTTGTTCCTGCCCATCGGCACGGGCATCGCGGGCGCGGTCGTCCTGTCGGGCTCCCCGTACGGGGGCGCGGGCGGATGGGCGGGGCAGATCGGGCACATCCCGGTCCGGCCGGACGGGCTGCCGTGCGGGTGCGGGCAGCAAGGCTGCCTGGCGGCCTACGCATCGGCCGGGGCCATCGCGGCGCGATGCGGCGAGCCGTCGGCCGAGCACGTTCTCCGCAGGATGCGGCAAGGGGACGATGCAGCGGCCGAGGTATGGCGGGAGGCGGTCGAGGCGCTCGCCCTGGCGCTGGCCACGTACACGCTGCTGCTGGATCCGGCACTCGTCGTCATCGGCGGCGGACTGTCGCAGGCGGGTGAGGCCCTGCTGGAGCCGGTACGCGCCCGCCTGGCCGAGCGCCTCGCCTTCCGTCCAGCTCCGGACGTGCGCGCCTCCCGGCTCGGCGTGCAGGCCGGCCTGTTGGGGGCGGGGCTGCTGGGGTGGCGGGCGCACCGCACGGACGCGCGCTGA
- a CDS encoding phosphotransferase family protein produces the protein MTSTHIDVGAIDFDALGAWMDGQGLPGGPITGVAPVLGGTQNVMVRLERGGRPYILRRPPLHARQKSNEVLRREARLLAALRDTPVPAPVLVAAQTAREPVFYLMEPVDGFNPSVGLPEPHASDPAIRHRMGLEAAAALAELGRVDPGVLPGFGRPEGFLERQVPRWLKELDSYGDLDGYPGPDIPGLRETADWLTRHLPRSFTPGIMHGDFHFANLMFACDGPRVAAIVDWEMCTIGDPLLDLGWLLATWPVNNGHVPGLPSPQELVAYYAALSERDLSAIDWYAVMACFKLGIVLEGTHARAFAGKAPKDIGDLLHATTLELFERAREFRDGVLG, from the coding sequence ATGACCTCCACCCACATCGACGTCGGCGCCATCGACTTCGACGCGCTCGGCGCGTGGATGGACGGCCAAGGGTTGCCTGGAGGTCCGATCACGGGTGTGGCGCCGGTCCTCGGCGGCACGCAGAACGTCATGGTGCGGCTCGAACGCGGCGGCCGCCCGTACATCCTGCGCCGCCCGCCCCTGCACGCCCGGCAGAAGAGCAACGAGGTGCTGCGCCGCGAGGCGCGGCTGCTGGCGGCGCTGCGTGACACGCCGGTCCCCGCTCCCGTGCTGGTGGCCGCGCAGACGGCGCGGGAGCCGGTCTTCTACCTGATGGAGCCGGTCGACGGGTTCAACCCGTCGGTGGGGCTGCCCGAGCCGCACGCGTCCGACCCGGCGATCAGGCACCGGATGGGGCTCGAGGCCGCCGCCGCGCTGGCCGAGCTGGGGCGGGTCGATCCGGGGGTGCTGCCGGGCTTCGGCCGGCCCGAGGGTTTCCTGGAGCGGCAGGTGCCGCGCTGGCTCAAGGAGCTCGACTCCTACGGTGACCTCGACGGCTACCCCGGCCCCGACATCCCCGGCCTGCGCGAGACCGCCGACTGGCTGACCCGCCACCTCCCCCGATCGTTCACGCCCGGCATCATGCACGGCGACTTCCACTTCGCGAACCTCATGTTCGCCTGCGACGGCCCCCGCGTGGCCGCGATCGTGGACTGGGAGATGTGCACGATCGGCGACCCGCTGCTCGACCTGGGCTGGCTGCTGGCCACCTGGCCCGTCAACAACGGCCACGTGCCCGGGCTGCCGTCGCCGCAGGAGCTCGTCGCCTACTACGCGGCGCTGTCCGAGCGCGACCTGTCGGCGATCGACTGGTACGCGGTCATGGCCTGCTTCAAGCTCGGCATCGTGCTGGAGGGCACGCACGCCCGGGCGTTCGCCGGCAAGGCGCCCAAGGACATCGGCGACCTGCTGCACGCGACGACGCTGGAGTTGTTCGAGCGGGCGCGGGAGTTCAGGGACGGCGTTCTCGGCTGA
- a CDS encoding GNAT family N-acetyltransferase has translation MTPRRLTLDDLDDCTRLAKDRGWLPEQHKWGLLLEVGEPYGIDAPDGDGLAATNILTCYGDDHAVISMVLTASRFGRRGLGLRLMEHVLERAGDRTVSLYATEYGRPLYERLGFRVVRTAGKHAGHFSGEPSGRTRPATSDDLGTILALDAEALGTDRSAVLRRMFTFGEEVRIADGGFGHRWRNDDNTVIGPVVARDEETARALIGDLALGAEGEVRMDFDLTRESMIRWAAEHGVTSSWQVSRMVRGSGLPGDPARQFLPFMQALG, from the coding sequence ATGACCCCTCGCCGTCTCACTCTCGACGACCTGGACGACTGCACGCGTCTGGCCAAGGACCGCGGCTGGCTGCCCGAACAGCACAAGTGGGGCCTGCTGCTCGAGGTCGGCGAGCCGTACGGCATCGACGCGCCGGACGGCGACGGCCTGGCCGCGACGAACATCCTGACCTGCTACGGCGACGACCACGCCGTGATCAGCATGGTGCTCACGGCTTCCAGGTTCGGCAGGCGCGGCCTGGGCCTCCGCCTCATGGAGCACGTGCTGGAGCGGGCCGGGGACCGGACGGTCTCCCTCTACGCCACCGAGTACGGCCGACCACTCTACGAACGACTTGGCTTCCGCGTCGTCCGCACGGCGGGCAAGCACGCGGGCCACTTCAGCGGCGAACCCTCCGGCCGGACGCGCCCCGCAACCTCGGACGACCTCGGCACGATCCTGGCACTGGACGCCGAGGCGCTGGGAACGGACAGGTCCGCGGTGTTGCGCCGCATGTTCACCTTCGGCGAGGAGGTCAGGATCGCCGACGGCGGTTTCGGTCACCGCTGGCGCAACGACGACAACACGGTCATCGGCCCCGTCGTGGCGCGGGACGAGGAGACCGCGCGGGCGCTCATCGGCGACCTGGCTCTGGGGGCGGAGGGCGAGGTGCGGATGGACTTCGACCTCACCCGCGAGTCCATGATCAGGTGGGCGGCCGAGCACGGCGTCACCAGTTCGTGGCAGGTCTCGCGCATGGTGCGTGGCAGCGGCCTGCCCGGCGATCCCGCCCGCCAGTTTCTGCCGTTCATGCAGGCCCTGGGTTGA